GGTTGGGGCACGTGGAGCCCGCGGCGCCCGAGGCGGGGATCTGGGCGGTGCGCGCGCCGGCCGACCCGGATCTGCGCGAGGAGGCGCTCGCGCGGCCGGGGGTGGATACCGCAGCATGGTCGCTGTCGCGGCGCACGGACGAGCGCATCATCCAGGCGCAGGCGCCGGTGGCGTCGGCCCCCGTGGCGCTCACGCCCGTCGCGGCCGCGCCCACCGACGAGTACTTCGCGAATGGCCGCCAGTGGGCGCTCACCACCCCGGCCACCACGTGGGGACTCGACCTCACGGGCACGCCGCCGCGCCCGCGCATCGCGATCCTCGACAGCGGGGTCGACTCCACGCACCCGGAGTGGTCGGGCCCCGACTCCCCGCTGGTGCGCCCGTACAGCGCGCAGACCGGTCGGCAGTCGGCCGAGGACTGGGGCAAGACCGGGCACGGCACCCACGTGGCGGGAAGCGCGGCCGCACCGATCAACGGCATCGGCGTGGTGGGGGCGGCCCCGGGCATTCGTGGCGCTGCAGAGGTGATCCCCGTGCAGATCTCCGACCAGGACGGCTATTCCACCGACGCGACCATGATCAAGGGGATCCGCTGGTCGGTGCAGAACGGCGCGAAGGTCATCAACATCTCGGCTGGCGGCGTGGGCGATTCCCCGGCGTTCCAGCGCGTCATCGACTGGGCGTTCGGCAAGGGTGCCCTGGTCATCGCCTCGGTCGGCAATGACGGCCAGGACTACGGTGCCCTCAACTACCCGGCCAGCTACTGGAACGTGCTCGGCGTGGCAGCGCAGTGCTCGGGCGTGGTCAACGCCGACTGCCCCACGCCGTTCGGCCTCGCCACCTTCAGCACCCGCAACCGGTCGGTGGACCTCGTGGCCCCCGGCGTGGACATCATCTCGTCGGTGCCGCCGCGCGTGAAGCAGGGCGAGGTATCGCCCGGATATGCCATCAAGGAGGGCACCTCGATGGCCACGCCGTTCGTGGCGGGCGTGGCGGCCGAGGTGTTCGCCGCCCACCCCGGGGCCACCGCCTACCAGGTGCTCATGCAGCTCCTCAACACGGCCACCGACATGGGATCGCCCGGGCGCGACACGGCCACCGGATCGGGGCTCATCAACCCGCGCGCGGCGGTGATGCTGCCGCTGCCCGCGAACGACCCATATGAGCCCAACAGCGACATCAGCGAGGTGCGGCGCGCGACGCCTCTCACGCCGGTGGCCACCGCCGCAGCGTTCGCTGATGGCTGGAACGACACCGTCGACGTGTATCCCGTGGTGTTGCGCAAGGGGCAGTCGGTGCGCCTGTCGGCCGGGGCAAAGCGCGCGAAGCTCAAGCTCGCGCTGTGGCCGCCGGGCACGCGCACGATCACCGCGGGCACGCCGGCGGCCGCCAATCGCGGATCCAGCGCCACCCCGAGGCTCGGGTACGTCGCCACGCGCTCAGGCCGGTGGTACGTGTCGGTGAGGGCCACTGCCGGGCGCAGCCCGTACCGCCTCACGGTCGGGAGATAGCGGTGCCCGCGCCCGTCATGGCGATTACCGGGGCGTCCAGCGGCATCGGCGCGGCGGTGGCCCGCGCTGCGGTGGCCGATGGCTGGCGGGTGGTCATCGCGGCGCGCCGGCGTGAGTTGCTCGATGCCCTCTCGGCTGAGCTCGGCGGCGCATCGGTGGCCCTGCCAGTCACCTGCGACGTGACCGAGTGGGATCAGGTGCAGGCGATGGCCGATGCCGCGACGGAGGAGTTCGGGCGAATCGATGCCGTTCTGGCCAACGCCGGGTTCGGCGCCAAGCGCGGGTTCCACGCCGAGAGCCCGGAGTTCTGGCGGCAGATGATCCTCACCAACGTCTACGGCGCGGCAATCACGCTGCGCGCGTGCATCCCGGCCCTGCGCGAGTCGCGCGGGCACGCGCTGCTCATGGGCTCGATATCCGGTCGCCAGGTGGGCAGCGGATCCCTGTACTCGTCGAGCAAGTGGGCGGTCACCGCGATGGCCGAGGCCGCCCGCAAGGACCTGCACGGCACGGGCGTGCGCGTCACCCTCATCGCGCCGGGCATCGTGGAGACGGCCTTCTATGACGATCCGCCCGGCGGCGAGCCGCTGGTGCCGGATGATGTCGCGCGCGCCGTGATGTTCGCGGTGTCGCAGCCTCCGCACGTGAGCATCAACGAGGTGTACATGCGGCCCACCGAGCAGGAGTTCTAGGCTCCGCCCGTGGACGATCATGCCCTCCGCCTGCGGCTCGACGTGGATGTCCGGGGCACCGACGAGGTGGGCCTCGGGGCCATGCGGTCCGGGCGGCCCGGCCCGCCGGTGCGCGACGGAGAGGCGGCCGTGGTGCTGGCCACCGAGCTCGCGCGCGCGGCGCTATCGGCGCTGCCGTCGCCGCGCCGGGCGTCAGTGGCACGCGACCTCGTGGCGATCGAGGCCTCGGAAGCGGCTGCCGACCTGGCCGCCCGCAGGGTGCCGGGGGCCGACGTGCGCGATCTCCGACCCGAGGAGCAGGTGGGCGCGCGCGGGTGGTGCGCGCGTGCCCTCTTAGGGGATGGCCAGGCGCCTGCGGCCGCGCAGCTGTCGGTGGATGCCATCCGGCTGCCGGACGGCGAGTGGACCGCCGACTGGGCCGCGCGGGTGCCGTGGATGACCCCCGCGCTGGTGCGACGCATCACGGGCGACACCCCCGACGCCCTTGCCCGCATGGTCATCGCCCTGCGGGCGCTGGGCGAGGAGATCGTCGCCAGCCCCGCGTCGGCGGATGACCCTGCGGCGGCGGCGCGCGCGTCGGCTGCCGCGCTCGCGGTGCCGCGGCCCGTGCCCGGTGCCCAGGCGTTCGCCCAGGCCATCGCGCCAGCACCCGAGGCGGTCACCGCACCCGTGCGCCCGGTCCCGACGTCCGCGGCACCGGTTCCCGCCCGCCCCGCTGCCCCGGCGCCCGACCGCCGTCTCGTCGTGGCCCTCGCCACGTCCATCGGCATCGCCGTGCTGGCGCTTGTGCTGGTATTCGCCATGATCGGATCCCCGGGATCCTTCGGCCTGGCGTCCACCTCGGACGTCAGCGAGCGGCTGTCGGTGGTGGAGGCGGGTGTCACGCAGCTGCGAGGGGACATCGGTACCCTCGCCCAGCAGCTGGGGGCCACCGGCAGGGCCCCGGCTGATCAGGTGGCGGCGCTGCGCGACGAGGTTGCCAGGCTTCGCCAGGAGCTGGAGCAGCTGTGCTCGGTGCTGCCGGTGGTCTGCTAGTCCTCAGGGCATGGGGATGATCGCCTTCGTAGACCGCCAGGGCCTCGCGGGCTACGACCTGGGCAGCGACCACCCGCTGGCCCCGGCCAACCGCGAACTGGCCATCGACCTCATCCGGGCCTACGGCATGCTCGACCGCCCGGATGTGCTGGTGCTGGAGCCGGAGCAGGGTGACGAGGACCTCATCCGGCGCGTGCACACCGAGGCCTACATGGCGGCGGTGCGGCGCTACAGCCGCACGCCGCAGCTGGCCGCGGCCTTCGAGGCCGGCACATGGGGGCTGGCTCACGGCGGCGACACCCCGGCGTTCGCCGGAATGCACGAGGCCGCGGTGGCCGTGTGCGGCGCATCGGTAACCGCCGCGCGCGCCGTGTGGGATGGCCGCGCCGACCGGGTGTTCTCGGCGGCCGGTGGCCTGCACCACGCCTTCGCCAACAAGGCCAACGGCTTCTGCATCTACAACGACCCGGCCGTGGCCATCCGCTGGCTGCTCGACAACGGCGCGGAACGCGTGGCGTACGTGGACGTGGACGTCCATCACGGCGACGGCACGCAGTTCATCTTCTACGACGACCCGCGCGTGCTCACGTGCTCGGTGCACGAGAGCGGCCGCTACCTCTTCCCGGGCA
The sequence above is drawn from the Actinomycetota bacterium genome and encodes:
- a CDS encoding SDR family oxidoreductase, giving the protein MPAPVMAITGASSGIGAAVARAAVADGWRVVIAARRRELLDALSAELGGASVALPVTCDVTEWDQVQAMADAATEEFGRIDAVLANAGFGAKRGFHAESPEFWRQMILTNVYGAAITLRACIPALRESRGHALLMGSISGRQVGSGSLYSSSKWAVTAMAEAARKDLHGTGVRVTLIAPGIVETAFYDDPPGGEPLVPDDVARAVMFAVSQPPHVSINEVYMRPTEQEF
- a CDS encoding acetoin utilization protein AcuC; the protein is MGMIAFVDRQGLAGYDLGSDHPLAPANRELAIDLIRAYGMLDRPDVLVLEPEQGDEDLIRRVHTEAYMAAVRRYSRTPQLAAAFEAGTWGLAHGGDTPAFAGMHEAAVAVCGASVTAARAVWDGRADRVFSAAGGLHHAFANKANGFCIYNDPAVAIRWLLDNGAERVAYVDVDVHHGDGTQFIFYDDPRVLTCSVHESGRYLFPGTGAVSERGIGAGDGCAVNIPLPAFSGDGPYMRAIEEVIAPAVAAFRPDIIITQDGVDPHHQDPLAHLQVRMATFPRLWCVLHEMADRAADGRWIALGGGGYNVDVLPRAWALLFAEMTGTVLDDEVPGDWLALAAERSARDDLTGWLMGDPDPEVGAAERAAADAEGNAAVDEAIEVLL